From the Argentina anserina chromosome 3, drPotAnse1.1, whole genome shotgun sequence genome, the window AAATAACAACATAAACCCAACTCTCATAGAAGAAGCACCATACATTCAACGACTCAGAGAAAGCACCTAAGATTTTACATGCCCCCTGATAAATTGTTCCACCTCAATTATGTTTACCAGTAATACCAGCACCTTCAGCAACTTTAACTGTGGTCTGACATTGAAGGAATGAAAATGGTTCCCCAAGTACCCCGAGCGTAAAATCATTTGCAATTTCAGCTGTTGATATTGCACTTCTTGATGCTCGTAATTTGTCGCTGTCATATGTTAAGAGATATGTATATATCAGGCAAATAGACGAATAGTGCACAATTAATGAATATAAATCATTAGCAGAATCAATTGGAATCAAAGAGCAGTCCTGAGTGAGCGAGGTGATAGACcatatgaagaaaaagaaaattaaactaATTGTAAAGTGTAAGCAACAGATTTTTCGAAGACATTGCTGTTGCCAGAATATGAAATATAAAACATATTTGTTCTGAAAGTTTGGAACTTTGGATGTTGAGAACATAAAAATTGGTTGCAAGCGCATAAGTAGCAGCACCAGTATTTAATTAGAAATTTCGgtaaaattataataatcTATCAGGAAAATACATACTCAATATATTGCATACGAGATAATTCATATCATACAGAAAGTTTCCGAATAAAATCCTTGCTATTATGTGCTGTCACTTTGTCCGTCTTATTGcagagaatttttttttggtcaatctTATTGCAGAGAATAAGAACTGgaattttcttcttcactACAGATGCCTTGCCTTGGTCAGGATATCATACAGGTACCTGTGGCAATTAGAGTAGCCAAGGTTATCTTTTATGACCTCCTGAACAGCACCTCATTACACCCTTAATAACCGGGCGGTCAAACTGATCAAAAAGCGATGACAAGCAAAACATTTCACTTTTCAACCTCTTATTGTCACTATAAGGAAAATTttactctgaagcagcacGCAGTTTGGTAAAAAATCCAGAGAATCCACCACAAAGACTATACCAGCTGCTTGGGGCAGAAACTCGGGTAGCTTGGGTCTAAGGCGAGAATGCCCAGGAATATCAACAAGATGTACAGGCTTTATCTTACCATTCTGTCAGGGAAAGCCGAAAGAAGGGTTGAGCCTGATGAGCCCTTTATGCACAGTAACAAAAACAATGGTATAAAGTGTGCAATGCTTTTAATGAGTATAGAGTAATGTCTTGCTCATAAACAAGTGCATAGATAAGTTAGGTATATTAACTTACATATTACAGGAAGCTGTAACATATTTACCTTTGATTTTTCAGAATGGAGCACAAAAGTTCCCTCATTTGGTTCCATGGCTGTGACAGTCCCTTGATGAGAGGAGCCATCCCGAAGCTGACACATTGCCCCAAATTGTGTCAAGTTAATTAGATAAACATTGCCTAAACTTGGTGTGAGAAACCCCGCGCAGAGGAAATAGCAGGCTTATAGTAGTTCAGAGTTTTACCCAAAACGAACTGTTTGAAATGGGCAGAAAGTCTTAAATTTACGAACCCTTGAACACAAATATAAGATGCATCAAAAGAAGAGGACAaacattatatattaattttaaaaataagaaaaaacaatGATACTGAAGCCCCACATACAAACATTGACCaatcttttgaatttttaagTAAATAACCAGTCAACTTTTGTTTGCATTACGtatcattcaccaagcatTAGCAATTTAGAGATATATTTCAAACGGTGTATCTACTAGACATAAAAGCCATACTATATTGTCTAAAAGAACTTGGATGTGTGGTTTTATGATTAATATCAGAACTGGTGAAGTCTTGCGGGCTGAGTCATGAGGTTTTTTTATGACATATAATTAACCTTGAGTTAGCAAATTGCTAAAGTTGAAGTGGAATCTGATTCAACCATTATAATAAATTTGTTAAAAGATTATGATGTTGACTTGCACTCTTTGGGCACAATTGTGCTGAATTACAGAGCTATGATGGAACACTTTAAATCTATTCACATTAGACATATCCATCGTGAAAAAAATACAGTAGCAAACATATTGGCCAAGAACATCAACCTTAATGCTAAAGGAATTTGTCTTTTACATGAAACCTCAGTATTGGTTACAGAATCTTTGCTTGATGACATTGTGGGAATTCAAAAGAGTAGAAGTTTTAGAACCAGCAATACTGTTAAGTTCTTCTAATTTTCCTTGTTTTTGGCTTCTAGCCTCAtctgtacaaaaaaaaaaaacatcaccCGATATTATCAGTGCTTATGTGATAAAAATGAACAGTCTTCCCACTCCCACTAAGCCCAGTCAAGAGTAAGGTCTTAGCTTTTGGCGCTTCAACAACCTCCCTACAtcacaaaagatagaaagcATAATAATTAAACTTGACATTATATGACAAATAGAATAACAAAATTACAAGGACACATACCCCGATATGTGTAAGAAGAAGGTTACTAGCACAATGACAACAGCAGCATAGATCCGAACAGGTGGAACCTGTTGAAGGTTATTGATGTGCCTGAAAGGGCAAGTGCTTTGCCTGTTCCTTCAATTGTTGTAATACTCGAGAAGACAATCGCTCTGCCTGTGTTGTCCATTGTTCAAATCCTTCCATGTCGGCCTGGGAACTTGAGAGGTATTGACTTTGAGCTATGGTGAACCTTGGCCTATTCAATGAAACCAAGAAAAATGAACTCGGTTAAGAGTGACTAGTTGACCAGAGACAAAGACTAGTTATATTATGAAACGAACATATGCATGAAGGACAAAAGACCATTCACACATGCTGTAGAAAAGTGAGACAAGTAATCCCTAATATAGTATGTACCATTCAACATACTacaagttttttttcaaaaaaaaaaaaaacaaagaaagaaagttACCACAGATCATAGGAAGTTGAAAGTCCTCTCAAACACGATTCTACTATCCTCGAACCTACCTGCAAGAATGATGGTCAGCTGAGAAGTGAGAACCCAATAAAGAACAGTAAATTGACATGTTTCATCAAACAAATAACTTGTATCAAACAGAGCAATTCTTTCTCAATGAGTCAAATCAGATCTACAAATTGCATAAAACTATAAGAGACTCAACATCAAAACGAATGAAGCAACAGATAAGTGTAAATGACTTTTCTGAATATCATTACAGTCAGAAACTGATTCTAGGAATTAAAAGGAAATTTCAGTGATCACAGTACAACGCAATCAGACAACTCTCCTTTCAACGGAACAAATTCTGTAATACAATCACTGAAAAAGGAATTAAGTTATGTTATTAGGTGAGAAAAGAACATCCGTGCTAGTTAGTAATCTAATTTACGCCTGAAACATACTGTTTTCGTGCATGTCAAACTGTTTTGTTCTTCCTTTATTTCAGTTACATAATGCATACACTTTATGCTACAAATCCCGTATTCTTCTTGTACATTTGTGGAAGAATAAATCGATACTTTTAAATCAAGCCAAGCTACAAGAAGAAGCAAGACAGCATAGCAATTAAAAATCATCAAAAGACCAAACCAGGAGAGAGGAATGAAAGAAACAAGGGGCAGCTCGATAGCCCTGAGAAAGATGACTGAACATAAGGcgggaaagaaaagaaaacatctCAAGAAAAGTTCAACTGCAAAAATGCAAATGGCTGTAATAATACGTGTAGATGCCTACACACACTGTATAAAGTGCAACAGTATAAATGAAGAGAAAAAGCTTTGCGAAGAAAGCTTAAGAGTAGGGTCATAACCctaaacttttagagccctgcTCGCCGTTCCTCCGGCATCTTCCCGTCGGCGTTCCTCGTCGGCGTTCCTCGTCGGCGCAACCCCTGCACGCCGTTGTTGCAGCCCCCACCCCCCCACCCCCGCTGCTACCCCCACAGCCACGCATCGCTACCCATGCAGCCCCACGTGCATCCCTGcatgcagccccgcgcgcCGCCCCTGCAGCtcccgcacgcagcccctgcgacccctcCGCAGCCCCTACATGCAGcccagccccgcagccccgcagggtctcttccgcattcgctccgcagaaacatctttttgccccgcaagtcaccgcatcaaagcattcaaaattgctcctcccgcatattcacgcaagaaacgcgaaattcacaaataaggacttcgctcaagagaagctactcccgtatactacgAACCTTCAAaagtaaatttttcataaacgctcccgcttttgaacgtatagatatattatatctggcgctattagccttcttcttgtcttaattccggccttcttataacgccgatgagactttagagggatgggttcccctcttggtcgatgttttctatgtgacggtcctgggggagtcacgttattaattaaagggaagaaatcgatttcgtgtggtcgcctgagtgcaccgctgtttttggtgcgatcatgagaatcgccgatatgcatcgattattttgtgaccatatacatcacgactctttctaattccggttacattcTTGAATAGTTTTGATTATTCGAACCTATACagccctcgtttcttatggatgcgtcgtcctcacgactgttatttgaatgtttgagttttcttaaactcatgtctagaaacgataatctcaaggtctacgtactcatttatttgagttgaaattcattactctgaagcagcactatttgctgataAAAGATGTCAAAAATAACACATTCTATgcgacacacttaaagtgattcaataaacgtctatgacgttgcattaccagagttgaccttgaagtatgctccacatccgagaaacacatgtcatttttggcacctgtatctatttcttgagggaattttggagatgcaaacgtaacattcttccatgctccgcccaatccgatatgcaagattttgttgctacggacttttgattagtcaaactattttgactatgtcttctgcttactatttttcaagtatgacgttggcattgccatgattattgcttgattttagcttaagtcgtctattggaattggaagcttgtttgtgttgtattaaatattggcatattcaataaaatttctcgtatttcttgtttacaagatggactcgtgagaactttatttgccttggcttagcatgcatggtcaacgtttgtaactcacgtggtttttaaattggccgcttttgggttacatgggaccctaatagcactacattgtgattttggaccttcaaatttggaaaacggacctcggaacgtcaaaattgacgtcgtttttcccggttactgttccggcgtttctgGAATGTtttccggcgtattcgccgccttccggccatattccggcgtttccggcaaaGCCACCCAGTTCCTACCGGCGTCCCCTATCGgatatggtgaaattagtaccgttggaaaggcctatgtgtctacttttcaagaacaccaaccatttgttcatagctatcatattgagtgagttatggctgttttagcaaagtaggacagttctgtccggaaatttgtaagtcagtcaacttcgacagagtattgtgaactgctctgaTCGGATTAGATTGtaaaccttatgtcactggaaagccacgagtgtctacttttcagaacattttacggttcactgatacctattttgacgaagaagttatggccgtttaagtgagtgaaggtcattctacccgagaatctgattttcattgcaaactcttgttttgagttgttatgcaatcttgtttcctaagatttaagtttggctaagtatagcatgaatgatctaaggatgtgtggctagattaatgattaatcattagcccaagactacgtttgagaagtaTGTAATGaatgttgtatacgttgttatttgaactccatgattatggcactagtcagggggagttgtttcgtagacttcagggggagtctacctcacatgatgctatcaaatgtagacggtgcgttatgctcttttttccttcgatcaagcttttgtttttacccaagaggtttttattttgcttgacaaggtttttaccgaggcaacgatgtgtgcaccatgcaacctaggcatgcgacacaagggggagtgttacgggagaattactattctacccttgtgtgtgtcttagcctaataggtttcctattaggagatagattagcatctccgtaatagattaagacTCTGAATcatacgggattgtggttttgtaatgccggcccccatatcattcaataatacacaattatttcatcctgaaacattCCTTAAATTCTTTTACGCGATCTTAACTTAGTTGTCGTTTTAACAACGTCGAATCTCAACATTTGGATCAATTCTTACTGGCTGATTTGGGCTTCCTTTCTAGGCTTAACAAAAAGCCTATTTTTGTTCTTCACGTACCTTAAAACCCGAGGCCCATTTTATGGGCCCATTTCCactttattttctctctttttaacTCTTTCTCATTTCTCTCCCTCCGCTTGACAACTCAACAGAGAGTTCATTTCTCCCTACTCTTCTCCACCGAATGCCACTGCCAGGCTCATAGTGTTGTTGTCTCGGCTAGAGTCACATATGCAGACCCATCACCGCATTCACCTCTCTTTCCTCTACCTGGTGATGCCCTTCGATCATGGCTGCAACTCAATCCAAGGTTTGGCTGAAAACCACAAGTAGACCAAGCTTCCATGGAATCTGATCTATGATTCTCCCTTCGGCGAGCTTCCATGTTTCTTTTGGTAAGCCAAGCCTTTACTCCTTAAACCCAATTCGATTCTATCTCAAATTATTCAAATCGAACTAATTTGAAGTTCCTTTTTATGGGTTTTGTTTTCGTCTCTGCACCACATCGCCGACGTTGTTCTTTTTGGCAAAATCGAGAGCACCAGCAAACCCTTACATTCCAAATCGGAGACAAGGATAGCTGAAGTGAGTTGCGGAAAAAGCAAGGTAGCAGCAGCAGCTTGGAATTGGAGCCGAGAGAAGCAAAATCTTTCTCTTCTGGATTTTGGTTTATTTGAGGTAGAATCACGATCCCTTTGGTTTCTATGTTGGAAATTGATGTTGTTGCATTGTATTGGAAGTAATAGAATTGTTGTATGTCGATTTGGTTTATCGGAGAAGGGTTGTGTACATTTTCACCATTTTTACCATTTTCGGAGAAGGGAACGAAAATGGAGAGATAAGGTGAAAATGGGGTTTTTACTCTTGTAGATTTAcatttttaccattttactgAATATGTGAAATTACTCTTCTGCTCCTGGTAGGGAGTTACCATTTCAATGTTTACTTTTACTGTAACATCCTTAAATTCAGAACagtaaaattttgaatttttggatGCTAGCACTCTGatataacttcaataaatgaaattacgtTACAGCAGCTGAATATCTTATCCAAGTTTCACAAAACACTTAGATTTCAAATTgtaagaaaacgtaaatacACGTGTAAGTTGTACAATAGTCAACTCTCACAAGTCTTCACCAAAATAGGAAAATGAACAGAAATAAAAACAGTGCCTTGTTGTTACACTGCTCACTCCTTCCGCCTTTACTATTGTGAAGTACCTGCAGTACTACCCCCTGCACCAATAATGGTACACCAgtattgtaaacacaaacctggtcaGCTATAAAGCTGGTATGAGTAATCTAAAAGAAATACTCAAGGATAATGTAACATATTTCTAAACtcagaaatatataaaaaaaaacaacattatcatcACCACACTAACAATGTTAACTCGCAACCAATGTCACAACAAACACCACATATTGCCACACAAGCAtaatcacaactcacaatCACATCGCAACATATGAAGAACATTCTGGGTTAATGCGACTCTCAAGTCGCACCCAgaatactagagctctagatGATCATCCCCACAACCGGCCAAGGAGTGGTTCTGACATATTTCTACGCCACTAAGGCCGCCACACAGGCATAACATTGAAATACATTTTGCCACTTGGGCCGCCGCTAAGGCTAAATCATAtgtattcattttcatttgcCAAACTGGCCGCCACTAAGGCAGAACAACTCACACAAGTCTTTTGTCTAAAAAGGCCGCCACAAAGACAACACCACAACCCACAAAGCTATACACGCAATAATCATACCGGatggtacattttcttcccttccgatTACACAACATATAAGCACTTCGACTATACAAATATTTCATCCAAGAACCTCTAATTTACggagaggtacattttattccccctTGGTCCCATACTCCACAGTTCAATGAAAACcaactaaaaatacacaatatatttcacaaatatagtagcttttatatatttagtgataaatatatgcatatcatattaccatttagatatacgtatataaatcaccaaatatatacacatttatattcaatcacataacaagtaaaaatatataaaatgtaagttcacacgtctagttaccgccaagggtaactagaccaaacgtgaggtttactcaccttaatgcTTGCTTCCACCTCTAACTCAACAAGTCGAACACTTGTTTCCAACTCAAGCACCTAAGTTGAACAAAGCTCCACTTAGTAAAAAAGAACCAAAATAAACCAAATAATAAGCACTTCATAAATTTCGGCAAGAATGCTGAAATTACTAAGGTCACCAATGCCACACACTAGTGGCATCTACTCCAACCTCTTcaccctcttcttctcttaCTTCCCAAAACCAACCTTTCCAAAATGTCACAACTTAACTAAACAACTTTCCCAAACAATACCATGGCACTCCCAAACATCCCCTACTCCCTCAAGCCTCCCTTGCTTTCTAAAAGAACCCCTTTACTAcccaaaacactaaaacagtGGCCTAACTACTTCCACTGTATCAAAATCTCTCACAGGAATTGCATCAAACACCTTTTGTGCATTCCCTTAAACCCTTCCACTTCTCACAACCAAGACCCCAAACTTACAATACCTCTTGACCTTCAACTAACTCACCATTATCACTAATAACACCaccaaacaacaatataacataacCATCAAGGAAAAGCGAAATTACCAAGCTGAGCTCCTTAAGTCACTGCCCAAAATCATCAGCAACCAACCAAGCCACTAGTGCACACAACCAGCAGCTTTACTAGCACCTCAAGGTCTCCTTCTGCCGGCTACAACTACAGCAACACTCCCCAGGCAGCAGGGGCAGCAAGCaagcagcaacaacaacaagcaGCAGTAGCAGCAAGCAAACAACAAGCAACAACAAGCAGCAAGCAAACAATAAGCAACAACAAGCAGCATGGTGGTTGGGTGAGAAGATCataggagaagaagaatttatggagagaaagaagagaagaagaaagaagatgaagaagcagAGAATGAGAAGATAAGCACGGGGCAGAAATGAGGAAGAGATGAGAGGGAAAGAAGATATTTGTTTCCCAATTCTCTCCCCCTTTTACCCTTTTCAACAACTTCCGTAATTAAAATCTCACTCCTCCAACTTCAGATTACTatgtgtcacatgtccacaAACTTGTTTTGACGACCTCTacgacttttgtgaaggaagtttcctGAAACGAGCGACGAATTAAAAGTTAACTCTTGAGTCAACCGAATTAAATCGAAAAACGACTTAATGGTTCTCGAACCGATTTCTACTTCGAATGAAGACTATTTAAAAGACGTAGAATATAGatataaccaaaatatcatttcattaatctccatgaaattacaagaaatgaataatgaaattcgggttattacattctaccccccttaaaggaatttcgtcccaaAATTCTCGTGCCCTACTGCTCAAACAACTGCGGGTATTTAGCCTTCATGTCTGCTTCCAACTCCCAAGAGGCATCACCCTCGTCATGGTGAATCCACAACACCTTCACCAATTCTACTTCCTTCCTACGAAGCTTCTTGGTTGATCTATCTAAGATGCGTACCAGTTCTACAACAAAAGTGGCATTCTCCTTCACCTTAATGACGCtgtgatcaatcacatgtgactcatccggtacatacttcctcaacatagAGATGTGGAAGACATCGTGCACCCCCGACATGCTAGGAGGTAAGGCAAGTCGATATGCCAAATCTCCCACTTTCTCCAGAATCTCAAatggcccaacatacctcggggCTAACTTCCTCttcttgtcaaatctcactactCCTTTCATCAGTGAGACCTTGAGGAACACATGGTCACCAGTTTTTCAAAGTCGACCTGTCTCCTCTTTAAATCCGCATAACTCTTCTGCCGACTTTGTGCAGTTCAGATTCTatctcgaataatcgaaatctT encodes:
- the LOC126788225 gene encoding LOW QUALITY PROTEIN: uncharacterized protein LOC126788225 (The sequence of the model RefSeq protein was modified relative to this genomic sequence to represent the inferred CDS: inserted 1 base in 1 codon; deleted 4 bases in 3 codons), producing MEGFEQWTTQAERLSSRVLQQLKEQAKHLPFQAHQNLQQVPPVRIYAAVVIVLVTFFLHISGEVVEAPKAKTLLLTGLSGSGKTVHFYQLRDGSSHQGTVTAMEPNEGTFVLHSEKSKNGKIKPVHLVDIPGHSRLRPKLPEFLPQAAGIVFVVDSLDFLPNXRAASEYLYDILTKKASVVKKKIPVLILCNKIDQKKILCNKTDKVTAHNSKDFIRKLSVYDSDKLRASRSAISTAEIANDFTLGVLGEPFSFLQCQTTVKVAEGAGITGKIIEVEQFIRGHVKS